The Nocardioides ginsengisegetis region GGCGCTTGCCGGCCGCGTCGCGCACGACGATCGCGTCCCCGGCGTACCCGTCGGTCATGGGGAGGACCTTCCGCAGCCCGCGCACGATGCCGTACTCCTGGAAGTCGGCGTCCTCGTCGTCGTCGACGAGCAGCGTGTACGCCGTGTAGAGCAGCAGCGCGCCGAAGAGGTAGAAGCTCCACGAGGCGGCGGAGATGAACGCGGCCCCGGCCAGGATGAAGACGCCGCGCAGGGCCATCGAGAGCAGGATGCCGATGTAGAGCACCTTGTCGCGGGCCGGCCCGGGCACCGCGAACTTGTGCATGATGATGACGAAGACGAAGAGGTTGTCGACGCTGAGGCTGTACTCCGTGATGTAGCCGGCGAAGAACTGCGTGCCGAGGTCGCCGCCGAGCCCGACGAGCAGCACCACCCCGAACGCCAGCGCCAGGGCGACGTAGAACAGCACCCAGCGGGCAGCGGACGCGAGCGTCACCTCGCCGGTGCGACGCGCGATGACGCGCAGGTCGAGCACCACCACGGCGGCGAGGAAGAGCAGGGTGAGGACCCAGGTGGACGGGGACACGGCACTGATCACGGCAGACTCCGGACGTCGATCGACTCCGGAGGTCTCTTCCGCCGGCCGGTCACGGCTGGCCCGACGCACCGGGTCAGGTCTGGGCCTGTCCGTGATGACGACACGTCGACGAAGGAATACTCCCCTCCAACGCCCGGGAGGTTACCAGCGGAGGGCCGTCGGGCCTGCTTCCCGGACACGTGCGAAGTCCCGCCACGGAGCAGCGGCTGACACGTGGCGGGACCCGCCCGAGGCACGGGGGTGACCTCGGGACCCGACCCGACGGACGCTTGGATCCAGGGGTGAAACCAACGAACCGCCGAGCCGGGCCGGCGGCGCCGGGTCTCGGGGGAGCGTCCCGACGCCACGGCCAAGTCTGCTGGGGGCCGCGGCGGCCCACATGCCACGCAGGTGCCGACTCGGGCTGGCCCCGATGTACTAGAGGGTCTGCCTCACCGATCCGGCAGCAGGCCCTCGCGCACGGCGATCGAGAGCGCCTCCAGCTTGGAGTGGGCGCCGAGCTTGGCCGAGAGGTTGGCGATGTGGTTGCGGACGGTGTGCACGCTGACCACGAGCTTCTCGGCGATCGCGGCGTTGGTGAGTCCGTCGGCGACGAGGTCGAGCACCTCGCGCTCGCGCTCGGTGAGCTCCTCGTGGCGGCGCCCGCCTCCCCGGCTCAGCCGCGGCAGCAGCCGGGCCAGCATCTCGGGGCTGATCACGGCCTCGCCGGTGGCGGCCGACCGCACCGCCGAGGTGACCTCGGCCAGGCTCCGGGTCTTGGACAGGAAGCCGGACGCGCCGGCCTCGATGGCGGCGACCAGCACGTGGTCGGCTGCGCTCGCGGTGAGCACCACCACGCGCAAGCTCGGCCGCAGCGCGAGCAGCTCGGGGATCGCGGCGACCCCGTCACCGTCGGGCAGGCGGTGGTCGAGGAGGAGTACGTCGGGGGCCGTCGAGCGGATCATGCTGCGCGCCTTCTCGAGCGTGCCGGCGACGCCGACGCTCAGGAAGTCGGGCTCGTCGTCGAGCACGTGCGCCAGGCTCGCGGCGAGCACCTCGTGGTCGTCGACGACGAGCACCCGGACGGGCGCGTCGTGCTGGTCGCTGGTCTCGCTCATCGCCCCACCCTGCCCAGGTCCCGGTCGAAGACCGGCGGGGCCGGCCTGTTGATGAGGACATCATGCGTGGCGGACTCCGACGCGTCGCCGCCGGTCAGGACCAGGGTGCCGCGGGCGGCGTTGGTCT contains the following coding sequences:
- a CDS encoding TerC/Alx family metal homeostasis membrane protein, producing MSPSTWVLTLLFLAAVVVLDLRVIARRTGEVTLASAARWVLFYVALALAFGVVLLVGLGGDLGTQFFAGYITEYSLSVDNLFVFVIIMHKFAVPGPARDKVLYIGILLSMALRGVFILAGAAFISAASWSFYLFGALLLYTAYTLLVDDDEDADFQEYGIVRGLRKVLPMTDGYAGDAIVVRDAAGKRRWTPLVIAIASIGVANVVFALDSIPAIFGLTQDAFVVITANAFALMGLRQLYFLVGGLLERLIYLNIGLSAILAFIGVKLVIEALHGSGVDAIGSWVLPEIGIVTSLGFIVAVLAAATVASLAKGRLDDRVTEAS
- a CDS encoding response regulator; the encoded protein is MSETSDQHDAPVRVLVVDDHEVLAASLAHVLDDEPDFLSVGVAGTLEKARSMIRSTAPDVLLLDHRLPDGDGVAAIPELLALRPSLRVVVLTASAADHVLVAAIEAGASGFLSKTRSLAEVTSAVRSAATGEAVISPEMLARLLPRLSRGGGRRHEELTEREREVLDLVADGLTNAAIAEKLVVSVHTVRNHIANLSAKLGAHSKLEALSIAVREGLLPDR